In Prescottella soli, a genomic segment contains:
- the mfd gene encoding transcription-repair coupling factor — protein MTSQPSAADTPLTGLAKTALSHSAFAGIAESVGRTGVDVVAPQPARAFVAAALSEHTQLLVVTATGREADDLTTELREMLGDGVAQFPSWETLPHERLSPSADTVGRRLEVLRRLARPDDGFYDSPLRVIVTTVRSLVQPMAPGLGEIEPVVLRVGGEHDFANLIERLVEMAYSRVDMVGKRGEFAVRGGILDLFPPTADHPVRVEFWGDEVTELRAFSVADQRSLTDVEVGTVVAPPCRELLLTEDVRDRAAQLAADNPADAALVEMLDKMSAGIPVEGMEALLPVLRPGQLQLLTEVLPEGTHVLLCDPEKIRTRATDLVRTGQEFLEASWTAASIGGAAPLDTSVLKGDGIDLGASAYRSLRQVHDSADAEGRPWWTISPLSSGSGAELELPVTPAPQIRGSDDLLAELFVTLRAHVTTGGRAAVVVAGAGTAHRVLERLRDAEVPAAELAAGTEPPRGQVGVLRGSLHEGFVLAGADHEPGLVVVTETDLTGNRVAAVGDGKRLPAKRRNQVDPLALTAGDMVVHDQHGIGRFVEMVERTVGGARREYLVIEYAASKRGHPGDRLFVPMESLDQLSRYVGGEMPALSKLGGSDWQNTKRKARKAVREIAGELVQLYAARQAAPGHAFGPDTPWQKEMEDAFVFTETHDQLTVIDEVKADMEKPVPMDRVVIGDVGYGKTEVAVRAAFKAVQDGKQVAVLVPTTLLAQQHLQTFAERMASFPVKVRGLSRFTDAAESKEIIAQLAEGEIDVVVGTHRLLQTGVRWKDLGLVVVDEEQRFGVEHKEHIKALRTHVDVLTMSATPIPRTLEMSMAGIREMSTILTPPEERHPILTYVGAYEDKQVAAAIRRELLRDGQVFYVHNRVSSIDKAAKRIRDLVPEARVVVAHGQMNEETLEKTVQGFWQREFDVLVCTTIIETGLDISNANTLIVERADSLGLSQLHQLRGRVGRSRERGYAYFLYPSEKPLTETAYDRLATISQNSDLGAGMAVAMKDLEIRGAGNVLGAEQSGHVAGVGFDLYVRLVGEAVEAYRAIADGRPVTTEPETKEVRIDLPVDAHIPPDYVTSDRLRLEGYRKLAAAADTDAITAVVEELVDRYGPLPEEVGRLVSVAKLRLLCREYGIEEVAVTGTQLKVSPMKLPDSKQLRLKRIYPSAQYRATTGMVQLPVPRTGSGGVGADRMRDVELLQYVADLILALDGRAAGAVAMAASEGGVRQ, from the coding sequence TTGACTTCCCAGCCGTCCGCTGCCGACACCCCGCTCACCGGATTGGCGAAGACAGCGCTGAGTCACAGCGCGTTCGCCGGCATCGCAGAGTCAGTCGGACGCACCGGCGTCGACGTCGTGGCGCCGCAGCCCGCGCGTGCCTTCGTCGCGGCGGCGCTGTCCGAGCACACCCAGCTGCTCGTGGTGACCGCGACCGGCCGGGAGGCCGATGACCTGACCACCGAGCTGCGCGAGATGCTCGGCGACGGTGTCGCACAGTTCCCCTCGTGGGAGACCCTCCCGCACGAGAGGCTCTCACCGAGCGCCGACACCGTCGGCCGCCGGCTCGAGGTGCTGCGCCGCCTGGCGAGACCCGACGACGGCTTCTACGATTCGCCGCTCCGGGTCATCGTGACGACCGTCCGCTCGCTCGTGCAGCCGATGGCGCCGGGGTTGGGCGAGATCGAGCCTGTCGTGCTGCGAGTCGGTGGCGAGCACGACTTCGCGAACCTGATCGAGCGCCTCGTGGAGATGGCCTACTCGCGTGTCGACATGGTCGGTAAGCGCGGCGAGTTCGCCGTACGGGGCGGGATCCTCGACCTGTTCCCGCCGACGGCGGATCATCCGGTCCGCGTCGAGTTCTGGGGGGACGAGGTCACCGAGCTCCGGGCGTTCTCGGTGGCCGACCAGCGTTCACTGACCGACGTCGAGGTGGGAACCGTGGTTGCCCCTCCGTGCCGCGAACTGCTGCTCACGGAGGACGTCCGGGACCGGGCGGCGCAGCTCGCCGCCGACAATCCGGCCGACGCCGCGCTGGTCGAGATGTTGGACAAGATGTCGGCGGGCATTCCCGTCGAGGGCATGGAGGCGCTGCTGCCGGTCCTGCGCCCGGGGCAGCTCCAGCTGCTGACCGAGGTCCTTCCCGAGGGGACGCATGTTCTGCTGTGCGATCCCGAGAAGATCCGCACCCGCGCAACAGACCTCGTCCGCACCGGGCAGGAATTCCTGGAGGCCTCGTGGACGGCCGCCTCGATCGGCGGCGCGGCCCCGCTGGACACGTCGGTCCTGAAGGGGGACGGCATCGACCTCGGTGCGTCGGCCTACCGGTCGCTGCGCCAGGTGCACGACTCGGCGGACGCCGAGGGTAGGCCGTGGTGGACCATAAGTCCGCTGTCGTCGGGCAGTGGTGCGGAACTGGAGTTGCCGGTGACCCCGGCGCCGCAGATTCGTGGCTCCGACGACCTGCTGGCGGAACTCTTCGTGACGCTGCGCGCACACGTGACCACCGGTGGACGGGCGGCTGTGGTCGTGGCGGGTGCGGGCACGGCGCATCGTGTGCTCGAGCGGTTGCGGGACGCCGAGGTGCCGGCAGCTGAACTCGCTGCGGGCACGGAGCCTCCGCGTGGTCAGGTCGGAGTACTGCGCGGTTCCCTGCACGAGGGGTTCGTCCTCGCGGGCGCCGATCATGAACCAGGTCTCGTGGTGGTCACCGAGACCGACCTGACCGGCAACCGGGTGGCCGCCGTGGGTGACGGGAAGCGCTTGCCCGCCAAGCGGCGCAACCAGGTCGACCCACTCGCGTTGACCGCCGGCGACATGGTGGTGCACGACCAGCACGGCATCGGTCGGTTCGTCGAGATGGTCGAACGCACGGTCGGCGGGGCCCGGCGCGAGTACCTCGTCATCGAGTACGCGGCCAGCAAGCGTGGGCACCCGGGCGACCGCTTGTTCGTGCCGATGGAGTCGCTCGACCAGCTCTCTCGCTACGTCGGCGGCGAGATGCCCGCCCTGTCCAAGCTGGGCGGGTCCGACTGGCAGAACACGAAGCGCAAGGCGCGCAAGGCTGTTCGTGAGATCGCGGGCGAGCTGGTGCAGCTGTACGCGGCGCGACAGGCCGCTCCCGGTCACGCGTTCGGTCCCGACACTCCGTGGCAGAAGGAGATGGAGGACGCGTTCGTGTTCACCGAGACCCACGACCAGTTGACCGTCATCGACGAGGTGAAGGCCGACATGGAGAAGCCGGTCCCGATGGACCGCGTCGTGATCGGTGACGTCGGCTACGGCAAGACCGAGGTGGCGGTCCGCGCCGCCTTCAAGGCCGTCCAGGACGGCAAGCAGGTCGCGGTGCTGGTCCCGACGACGCTGCTTGCGCAGCAGCACCTGCAGACCTTCGCCGAGCGGATGGCGTCGTTCCCGGTGAAGGTGCGCGGGCTGTCCCGCTTCACCGATGCCGCCGAATCCAAGGAGATCATCGCGCAGCTGGCGGAGGGCGAGATCGACGTCGTCGTCGGCACCCACCGCCTGCTGCAGACCGGCGTCCGCTGGAAGGACCTCGGCCTCGTGGTCGTCGACGAGGAGCAGCGCTTCGGCGTCGAGCACAAGGAACACATCAAGGCGCTGCGTACACACGTCGACGTGCTGACGATGTCGGCTACCCCGATCCCGCGCACGCTCGAGATGAGCATGGCCGGTATCCGGGAGATGTCGACCATCCTGACCCCGCCGGAGGAGCGGCACCCGATCCTCACGTACGTGGGCGCGTACGAGGACAAGCAGGTGGCCGCCGCGATCCGCCGCGAGCTCCTGCGCGACGGCCAGGTGTTCTACGTGCACAACCGCGTCAGCTCGATCGACAAGGCCGCCAAGAGGATTCGCGACCTCGTTCCCGAGGCGCGCGTCGTCGTCGCACACGGGCAGATGAACGAGGAGACGCTCGAGAAGACCGTGCAGGGCTTCTGGCAGCGCGAGTTCGACGTCCTGGTGTGCACCACGATCATCGAGACCGGTCTCGACATCTCGAACGCCAACACGCTCATCGTGGAGCGGGCCGACTCGCTCGGCCTGTCGCAGCTGCACCAGCTGCGCGGCCGCGTCGGACGCAGCCGCGAGCGTGGCTACGCGTACTTCCTGTACCCGTCCGAGAAGCCGCTCACCGAGACCGCGTACGACCGGCTCGCAACCATCTCGCAGAACTCCGACCTCGGCGCCGGCATGGCCGTCGCGATGAAGGACCTCGAGATCCGCGGCGCCGGCAACGTCCTCGGTGCCGAGCAGTCCGGTCACGTCGCGGGCGTCGGCTTCGACCTGTACGTGCGACTGGTCGGCGAGGCCGTCGAGGCGTACCGCGCGATCGCCGACGGCCGACCCGTCACGACCGAACCGGAGACGAAGGAGGTGCGGATCGACCTGCCGGTCGACGCGCACATCCCGCCCGACTACGTCACGAGCGACCGTCTCCGACTGGAGGGCTACCGCAAGCTGGCGGCGGCCGCCGACACCGATGCCATCACGGCGGTGGTCGAGGAACTCGTCGACCGGTACGGCCCGCTGCCCGAGGAAGTCGGCCGCCTGGTGTCGGTCGCGAAGCTGCGCCTGCTGTGCCGCGAGTACGGGATCGAGGAGGTTGCCGTCACCGGCACGCAGCTCAAGGTGTCGCCGATGAAGCTCCCGGACTCGAAGCAGTTGCGGCTCAAGCGGATCTACCCGAGCGCGCAGTACCGAGCGACGACCGGGATGGTGCAGTTGCCGGTGCCGCGCACCGGTTCCGGGGGAGTGGGCGCCGACCGGATGCGTGACGTCGAGTTGTTGCAGTACGTCGCCGACCTGATACTGGCACTCGACGGCAGGGCTGCCGGGGCGGTCGCCATGGCTGCGTCCGAAGGCGGTGTGCGGCAGTGA
- a CDS encoding polysaccharide pyruvyl transferase family protein → MANRVPRSADVGRPEIRVLLENGEYWLNNKGDLAILDVMVRRFAERCPGARIGVLTSAPALLRAYEPGADPVCYQRGGDWSRRRWSGHSGVTSRLGPEIAGAPMNGWDAAVALPGKIAARVRRIAGRVGDTDSSGSETTSTTTGSVPLALRRDGGHVPNAAATASVVVAIGGGYLTDVDRFQTERTLNLLEYAIGRGVPTAMTGQGIGPLTEPDLLERAGRVLPRVDLIALREGVQGPELLRSLGVPPDRIVVTGDDAVELGYSTRRRQLGTDIGVCIRVAEYSPVGAAMQEAVGRVVRGAAAEFGAGLVPLIVSEHDAEDRRSTMPLLEGYAGAVAPLGRYASARALSRQVGRCRIIVTGAYHVAVFALSQGISVVGLSTTRYYDDKFAGLASMFGTGVQLVRLDRTGAEDRVREAIHELWAGAPASRPELLGRAEDQIRAGRAVFDRIVGLMDADATARRGPDTDPSLPPTFPR, encoded by the coding sequence ATGGCGAATCGAGTTCCTCGTTCTGCAGACGTCGGTCGCCCTGAGATCAGGGTGCTGCTCGAGAATGGCGAATACTGGCTCAACAACAAGGGCGACCTGGCAATCCTCGACGTGATGGTCCGGCGATTCGCCGAGCGGTGTCCGGGCGCTCGGATCGGGGTACTCACCTCGGCGCCGGCACTTCTGAGGGCATACGAACCAGGGGCCGACCCTGTCTGCTACCAGCGAGGAGGCGACTGGTCTCGTCGGCGCTGGAGTGGGCATTCGGGAGTCACGAGTCGGCTCGGGCCAGAGATCGCAGGTGCGCCGATGAACGGCTGGGATGCCGCCGTGGCACTGCCCGGGAAGATTGCGGCGCGAGTGCGGCGCATCGCCGGACGCGTCGGGGACACCGACTCTTCGGGGAGTGAGACAACCTCGACCACAACAGGTTCGGTTCCTCTGGCGCTTCGCCGGGACGGCGGGCACGTACCGAATGCCGCGGCGACGGCATCGGTGGTGGTGGCGATCGGAGGCGGATACCTGACCGACGTCGACCGGTTCCAGACCGAGCGCACCCTGAACCTACTCGAGTACGCCATCGGTAGGGGAGTTCCGACGGCGATGACGGGTCAGGGAATCGGGCCACTGACCGAACCGGACCTGCTCGAGCGGGCCGGTCGCGTGCTACCGCGAGTGGACCTGATCGCGCTGCGCGAGGGCGTTCAGGGCCCGGAACTGTTGCGAAGCCTCGGCGTTCCGCCGGATCGCATCGTGGTGACCGGTGACGACGCGGTCGAACTGGGCTACTCCACCCGTCGACGGCAGTTGGGGACGGACATCGGCGTGTGTATCAGAGTCGCCGAGTACTCACCTGTCGGCGCAGCGATGCAGGAAGCAGTGGGCCGTGTGGTGCGGGGTGCCGCGGCCGAGTTCGGCGCCGGGTTGGTCCCGCTGATCGTCTCGGAGCACGATGCGGAGGACCGGCGGTCCACGATGCCGCTGCTGGAAGGGTATGCGGGTGCCGTGGCCCCGCTAGGTCGGTATGCGAGCGCTCGTGCACTCTCCCGGCAGGTCGGCCGGTGCCGAATCATCGTGACTGGCGCCTACCATGTGGCGGTCTTCGCGCTTTCGCAAGGGATTTCGGTGGTAGGCCTGTCGACGACGCGGTACTACGACGACAAGTTCGCCGGCCTCGCGTCGATGTTCGGAACCGGAGTCCAGTTGGTGCGGCTCGATCGGACGGGGGCTGAGGATCGAGTCCGCGAGGCAATTCACGAGTTGTGGGCGGGCGCTCCGGCGTCGCGGCCCGAACTGCTCGGGCGTGCCGAAGACCAGATTCGGGCCGGCAGGGCGGTATTCGACCGCATCGTCGGACTCATGGACGCGGACGCTACCGCGCGACGCGGTCCGGACACTGATCCTTCCTTGCCGCCCACATTTCCGCGGTGA
- a CDS encoding acyl-CoA dehydrogenase family protein — MVGSVIASRWAADVDGEGRFPSEAMDGLCHERLLSCALPVAFGGDGLEMREICMIARVLGRYCASTAMIFVVHQTMVLSILRHHRGEEMEALLREIADDQLLVTGCGHDLMDEVTVGPDNVVSACGRAVTVLFAGQADLVVVRARRPDHGDETLAVFRADEIELRRQALGDGLGLRGLGWHTYSVSASMSEGNVLGASFREVAAETVVPVLRLLSCAAWVGIADSAIDTADRFIATGEGGTSAEAHPASLRRLARVQQRRDEVYSSVDRSAVEFGAHIGAIGGGGQSIADSAYAVSSIVSAALDICGTAGYQDGGEFGLGRQLRDLLGAREMIRSAVGVSTVARREEQVG, encoded by the coding sequence ATGGTCGGTTCCGTCATCGCGTCGCGGTGGGCCGCCGACGTGGACGGCGAGGGCAGGTTTCCCAGTGAGGCGATGGACGGCCTCTGCCATGAGCGCCTTCTGTCCTGCGCTCTTCCGGTTGCCTTCGGCGGCGATGGACTCGAGATGCGTGAGATCTGCATGATCGCGAGGGTTCTGGGCCGATACTGCGCGTCGACTGCGATGATCTTCGTGGTTCATCAGACAATGGTCCTCTCGATCCTGCGGCACCATCGCGGCGAAGAGATGGAGGCTCTGCTTCGAGAGATCGCGGACGACCAACTACTCGTCACCGGCTGCGGCCACGATCTCATGGACGAAGTGACGGTGGGTCCGGACAACGTGGTCTCGGCCTGCGGTCGGGCGGTGACCGTCCTGTTCGCAGGGCAGGCGGACCTCGTGGTGGTGCGAGCACGTCGCCCGGACCACGGTGACGAAACGCTGGCGGTGTTCCGGGCCGACGAGATCGAACTCCGCCGACAGGCGCTCGGCGACGGACTGGGTCTGCGAGGACTCGGATGGCACACGTATTCGGTGTCGGCGTCAATGTCCGAGGGCAACGTCCTGGGGGCAAGTTTCCGTGAAGTTGCCGCGGAAACGGTGGTTCCCGTGCTCCGTCTGCTCTCGTGCGCGGCATGGGTGGGCATCGCGGACTCGGCGATCGACACGGCGGACCGGTTCATCGCGACGGGGGAAGGCGGCACGTCGGCCGAGGCGCATCCGGCATCTCTGCGCCGTCTGGCGCGGGTGCAGCAACGCCGCGACGAGGTCTACAGCAGTGTGGACCGCAGCGCTGTGGAGTTCGGTGCACACATCGGTGCGATCGGTGGAGGCGGGCAGTCGATCGCCGATTCGGCATACGCGGTGTCGTCGATCGTGTCGGCGGCGCTCGACATCTGCGGTACTGCCGGATATCAGGACGGCGGAGAGTTCGGGCTCGGTCGGCAGCTCAGGGACTTGCTCGGCGCGCGAGAGATGATCAGGAGTGCGGTCGGGGTGAGTACGGTCGCGAGGAGGGAAGAACAAGTCGGTTGA
- a CDS encoding glutamate-1-semialdehyde 2,1-aminomutase, translating into MTYTDTHDPFLRTFDRSNALQARLHELVPGGAHTYARGSDQYPEFMAPVLDRGEGARVWDVDGNCYVEYGMGLRSVTLGHGYGPVVEAVAAQIAKGTNFSRPTALEVAAAEDFLALVPGADMVKFAKNGSDATTAAVRLARAVTGRQRVLVCDQPFFSVDDWFIGTTPMNAGTSRDSAPNTGSFRFNDLDSLEESLAATPVACVILEAGTATTEPAPGFLDGVRNLCDRHGALLVFDEMITGFRWSRYGAQGLYGVQPDLSCWGKAMGNGFPIAALAGRREFMELGGLRTDEKRVFLLSTTHGPESAGLAAFRAVVRAYATEDPIGRMESAGRALSRAVNAAASDAGLEDHIEVLGRPSCLVFVARDADRRPSQEFRTLLLQELLARGVLGQSFVVSAAHTDADIALTVDAVRAALPIYKRALETGSATPFLRGRPVAPALRATAAPRRIMSE; encoded by the coding sequence ATGACGTATACAGACACGCACGACCCTTTTCTCCGCACGTTCGACCGCTCCAACGCCCTACAGGCCCGACTGCACGAGCTCGTCCCGGGTGGCGCGCACACCTACGCACGCGGCTCCGACCAGTACCCGGAGTTCATGGCTCCGGTGCTGGACCGTGGCGAGGGTGCGCGAGTATGGGATGTCGACGGCAATTGCTATGTCGAGTACGGCATGGGGCTGCGCTCGGTGACACTCGGCCACGGCTACGGTCCGGTGGTCGAAGCTGTCGCCGCGCAGATCGCCAAGGGCACCAACTTCAGCCGGCCGACCGCGCTCGAGGTCGCGGCTGCGGAGGACTTCCTCGCTCTCGTACCGGGCGCCGACATGGTGAAGTTCGCCAAGAACGGCTCGGACGCCACCACTGCGGCCGTTCGTCTCGCCCGCGCGGTCACCGGTCGCCAGCGCGTTCTGGTGTGCGATCAGCCCTTCTTCTCTGTCGACGATTGGTTCATCGGCACCACGCCGATGAATGCGGGCACTTCCCGGGATTCGGCCCCGAACACCGGTAGCTTTCGCTTCAATGACCTGGACTCCCTCGAGGAATCTCTCGCGGCGACACCTGTGGCCTGCGTGATCCTGGAGGCCGGTACGGCGACGACCGAGCCCGCTCCCGGCTTCCTGGACGGGGTTCGGAACCTGTGCGACCGGCACGGGGCGCTGCTCGTCTTCGACGAGATGATCACCGGGTTCCGCTGGTCTCGGTACGGCGCCCAGGGCCTGTACGGCGTCCAGCCCGATCTCTCGTGCTGGGGCAAGGCGATGGGCAACGGCTTCCCGATCGCGGCGCTCGCCGGTCGACGGGAGTTCATGGAACTGGGTGGGTTACGCACGGATGAGAAGCGGGTGTTTCTCCTGTCCACCACGCACGGTCCCGAATCAGCCGGACTCGCGGCGTTCCGCGCGGTGGTGCGCGCCTACGCGACCGAGGATCCGATCGGGCGCATGGAGTCTGCAGGACGAGCGCTGTCGAGGGCGGTGAACGCCGCCGCGTCGGATGCGGGCCTGGAGGACCACATCGAGGTGCTCGGAAGGCCCTCCTGCCTGGTGTTCGTCGCGCGAGACGCGGATCGGCGTCCGTCCCAGGAGTTCCGCACGCTGCTCCTCCAGGAGCTTCTCGCGCGTGGTGTGCTGGGCCAGTCGTTCGTCGTTTCAGCGGCGCACACCGATGCGGACATCGCACTCACCGTCGACGCGGTTCGTGCCGCGTTGCCGATCTACAAGCGCGCGCTCGAGACGGGCAGCGCGACACCGTTCCTGCGCGGTCGGCCCGTCGCTCCTGCACTGCGGGCCACAGCCGCGCCACGCCGAATCATGTCGGAATGA
- a CDS encoding MazG family protein, with product MTVLLLDPLWPGVVPIEAVTALGGTVEFTDEVPGSVRAYFECGSRPSEVLVSTDAGHPDVVKRKLLGEKVIEAAPRPGQRLVSAVDVMDRLWGFAGWEVTQTHESLRRYLLEETYEVLDAIAEGDADGLREELGDLLLQVLFHSRIAQESDSGAFTVDDVADTLVAKLASRSPHLSNGHSGPIDVAQQETAWQAAKAAEKARVSSLDGIALAQPALALAEKVIDRATRAGLPTELVPHELRTVRVVAGAEESLRVATLRFVAAVRATESAAHAAGVPYGSLTADDWFAHWRG from the coding sequence GTGACCGTGCTTCTTCTGGACCCGCTGTGGCCCGGCGTGGTTCCGATCGAAGCTGTGACGGCGCTCGGTGGCACCGTCGAATTCACCGACGAGGTCCCGGGTTCGGTGCGCGCGTACTTCGAGTGCGGAAGCCGACCGAGCGAGGTTCTGGTGAGCACCGACGCGGGGCATCCCGACGTGGTGAAGCGGAAACTGCTCGGTGAGAAGGTGATCGAAGCAGCTCCCCGGCCGGGGCAACGACTGGTGAGTGCGGTGGACGTGATGGACCGGTTGTGGGGCTTCGCGGGCTGGGAGGTGACCCAGACGCACGAGTCCTTGCGCCGTTACCTGCTGGAGGAGACGTACGAGGTACTCGATGCGATCGCCGAGGGCGATGCGGACGGCCTGCGGGAAGAGTTGGGAGACCTGTTGCTGCAGGTGCTGTTCCACTCGCGAATCGCACAGGAGTCCGATTCCGGCGCGTTCACCGTCGACGACGTCGCCGACACCTTGGTGGCGAAACTGGCCTCGCGCAGCCCCCATCTGAGCAACGGGCACTCCGGACCGATCGACGTCGCGCAGCAGGAGACGGCGTGGCAGGCCGCCAAGGCGGCGGAGAAGGCCCGGGTGTCGTCGCTCGACGGCATTGCTCTCGCACAGCCGGCTCTCGCGTTGGCGGAGAAGGTGATCGACCGGGCGACCAGGGCGGGGCTGCCTACGGAGTTGGTTCCGCACGAACTGCGGACGGTGCGCGTCGTCGCGGGTGCCGAGGAGTCGCTGCGCGTCGCAACCCTGCGGTTTGTCGCCGCGGTGCGGGCGACGGAGTCCGCCGCACATGCTGCAGGAGTGCCGTACGGAAGTCTGACTGCAGACGACTGGTTCGCGCATTGGCGCGGTTGA